In the genome of Synergistetes bacterium HGW-Synergistetes-1, one region contains:
- a CDS encoding ABC transporter, giving the protein MIRYPDIKIAKEETTFIHGPSGCGKSTLLKLINGTISPDSGEILYNDNNIENIDTIKLRREILLVSQSVYLFTGTIEENFIKYYEYRDHDLLPKEDMEKFLKLCSADFPLETRCETMSGGERQRVYIAIFLSFMPKILMLDEPTSALDNISSDAMMKNIINFSNDNEMTIIVVSHYLPLAEKYGDNIIALERSKP; this is encoded by the coding sequence CCCGGATATAAAAATCGCTAAGGAGGAAACCACATTCATACATGGTCCGAGCGGCTGCGGCAAAAGCACGCTGCTCAAGCTTATTAACGGCACGATTTCCCCTGACAGCGGAGAGATCCTCTACAACGATAATAATATTGAAAATATCGACACGATCAAACTAAGAAGAGAAATTCTCCTCGTAAGCCAGTCAGTCTACCTATTCACAGGCACTATAGAAGAAAATTTTATAAAATATTACGAATACAGGGATCACGACCTTCTTCCAAAAGAAGACATGGAGAAATTCCTCAAGCTATGCAGCGCAGATTTTCCTCTTGAGACCAGATGCGAGACTATGTCTGGCGGAGAACGGCAGAGGGTCTACATAGCGATATTCCTTTCGTTCATGCCCAAAATCCTGATGCTTGACGAACCAACATCAGCACTGGACAACATCTCTTCGGATGCAATGATGAAGAACATTATAAATTTTTCCAATGATAACGAGATGACAATTATCGTAGTAAGCCATTATCTTCCTCTTGCCGAAAAATACGGAGACAATATCATCGCACTCGAAAGGAGCAAGCCATAA